Proteins encoded within one genomic window of Methanosarcina barkeri str. Wiesmoor:
- the pstA gene encoding phosphate ABC transporter permease PstA, whose translation MRFNAKTSEKIAFALLGLSALTVVGFVLIILAYIIYNGYSAINVEFLTEMPRLMMTQGGIYPAIVGTVYLIIGSMIIALPMGVMAAIYLNEYAGETRTTWLIEMAINNLAGTPSVIFGLFGMALFVKYFGFGPSILSASLTLSLLIIPVIIRSTEEALIAVPNEYRESSLALGVSKWQTIRHAVLPAAIPGIITGSILSIGRVAGETAPILFTGVAYFLPRLPDSIYSQFMALPYHLFVLATAGTNIAKTRSIQYGTALVLLIIVLGLNLIAVLIRRHYRNKLKI comes from the coding sequence ATGAGATTTAATGCAAAGACAAGTGAAAAGATCGCCTTTGCACTACTTGGCCTCTCAGCATTAACAGTAGTAGGGTTTGTGCTAATTATCCTTGCTTATATTATTTACAATGGGTATAGTGCAATTAACGTTGAGTTCCTTACTGAAATGCCCAGACTTATGATGACTCAGGGAGGTATCTATCCAGCGATTGTGGGTACCGTATACCTTATCATAGGTTCCATGATTATAGCCCTTCCTATGGGAGTTATGGCTGCTATATACCTTAATGAGTATGCAGGAGAAACTCGCACAACCTGGTTAATTGAAATGGCAATTAACAATCTTGCAGGAACTCCTTCTGTGATCTTTGGACTTTTCGGGATGGCGCTATTTGTTAAATATTTTGGTTTTGGTCCTTCCATACTTTCAGCCTCACTTACACTTTCCCTCCTGATCATTCCAGTGATTATCCGTTCCACTGAAGAAGCATTGATTGCGGTTCCTAATGAATACCGGGAATCATCCCTTGCACTTGGGGTCAGTAAATGGCAGACAATCAGACATGCGGTACTGCCGGCTGCTATTCCTGGAATCATTACAGGTTCTATCCTGAGTATTGGAAGGGTTGCAGGGGAAACGGCTCCGATTCTTTTTACTGGCGTGGCTTACTTCTTACCAAGGCTACCTGATTCGATTTATTCTCAGTTTATGGCGCTCCCTTACCACCTTTTCGTGCTTGCAACGGCAGGGACAAATATTGCAAAAACTAGGTCTATTCAATATGGAACAGCTCTGGTTTTGTTGATTATCGTCCTCGGTTTGAATCTTATAGCTGTTCTGATTCGCAGGCACTACCGAAACAAGTTGAAAATTTAA
- the pstC gene encoding phosphate ABC transporter permease subunit PstC, with product MLGRIYKEKTIEWTLFSVSVLTVVILFLICLFLFRDGLLLFKDTSLMDFLTGKFWYPTSINRQFGLLPLFFGSLIVTLGAILFAVPLGIAAAIYISEIANPKIADFLKPFIEILAGIPSVVFGFFGLVVLVPIIQKSFNLPTGQTALTGSIMLGIMALPTIITISEDAISSVPGTLKHGSLALGATKWQTIYKVVVPAALSGISAGVMLGIGRAMGETMTLMMVTGNTAVIPSFPGGFLASVRTMTATIALEMGEVPQGSTHFHALFAVGSVLFIITFLINLIADSIKKRYRFRVD from the coding sequence ATGCTAGGCAGAATTTATAAGGAAAAAACAATCGAATGGACACTGTTTTCAGTTAGTGTCCTTACGGTTGTCATTCTCTTCCTTATATGTCTTTTTTTGTTTAGAGATGGTTTACTTCTTTTTAAGGATACGTCTCTTATGGATTTTCTTACAGGAAAGTTCTGGTATCCAACATCCATAAACAGGCAATTTGGGTTATTACCTCTATTTTTTGGATCTCTTATTGTTACTCTCGGAGCTATCCTTTTTGCTGTGCCTCTGGGAATTGCTGCTGCTATATATATTTCTGAAATTGCTAACCCAAAGATTGCAGATTTCCTGAAGCCATTTATTGAAATTCTTGCAGGAATTCCTTCGGTTGTATTTGGATTCTTCGGGCTTGTTGTACTGGTTCCAATTATACAGAAGAGCTTTAACCTGCCAACTGGCCAAACTGCTCTTACAGGCTCTATTATGCTGGGAATTATGGCACTCCCTACGATTATTACTATTTCAGAGGACGCTATAAGTTCTGTTCCCGGCACTCTAAAACATGGCTCGCTTGCTCTTGGGGCTACAAAATGGCAGACAATCTATAAGGTTGTAGTTCCTGCAGCACTATCGGGAATCTCAGCGGGTGTGATGCTTGGTATTGGAAGAGCTATGGGGGAGACTATGACCCTTATGATGGTAACTGGAAATACTGCGGTAATTCCTTCTTTTCCAGGAGGCTTTCTGGCTTCGGTAAGGACAATGACTGCCACAATTGCACTTGAAATGGGTGAGGTTCCTCAGGGAAGTACCCATTTCCATGCTCTCTTTGCAGTCGGGTCTGTACTTTTCATCATAACTTTCCTGATTAACCTGATCGCGGATTCAATTAAAAAACGATACAGATTCAGGGTGGATTGA
- a CDS encoding phosphate ABC transporter substrate-binding protein: MANKLKKYTILILLMIGLVFLGIGCTGTTNNESPSSAKETSAGESPASESQSIFLKGSDTVLPLAQAEAEEFMNENSEKSITVTGGGSGVGIAALIDGEVDIASASREMTDDEIKSAEAKGINPVKTTIASDGITVIVNPSNSVSSLTFDQLRGIYNGSISNWKEVGGADAQISVISRDSSSGTYKDFQKDVLQGDEYRPDALTQPATGGIVAEVSQNTNAIGYIGFAYLDSSVKALSLDNGNGSITPTAEAIRNGSYPLSRSLYFYTNGDPSGLTKEFTDFVLSEKGQSIVSTVGYIPLN; encoded by the coding sequence ATGGCAAATAAGTTAAAAAAATATACAATTCTTATATTATTGATGATTGGGCTCGTGTTCCTGGGAATTGGGTGTACCGGAACTACAAATAATGAAAGTCCTTCCTCTGCAAAAGAAACTTCTGCAGGCGAATCTCCTGCAAGCGAATCTCAAAGTATTTTTTTGAAAGGTTCAGATACGGTTCTGCCTCTTGCGCAGGCTGAAGCTGAAGAATTTATGAATGAAAACAGTGAAAAAAGCATAACAGTTACCGGAGGGGGGTCCGGGGTTGGGATTGCTGCTCTCATTGACGGTGAAGTAGATATCGCGTCGGCATCCAGAGAAATGACCGATGACGAAATTAAATCTGCTGAAGCAAAAGGAATCAATCCTGTTAAAACTACTATTGCTTCTGATGGCATTACTGTAATTGTAAATCCTTCTAATTCTGTTTCTAGCCTTACATTTGACCAGCTGCGTGGTATCTATAACGGAAGCATCAGCAACTGGAAGGAAGTCGGCGGCGCTGATGCGCAAATTTCTGTGATTTCCAGAGATAGCAGTTCCGGAACTTATAAAGACTTCCAGAAGGACGTTTTGCAAGGTGACGAATATCGGCCTGATGCCCTTACTCAGCCTGCTACGGGAGGCATAGTTGCTGAGGTATCTCAGAATACCAATGCGATAGGCTATATCGGTTTTGCATACCTTGACAGTAGTGTAAAGGCATTAAGCCTGGACAATGGTAATGGGTCCATAACTCCAACCGCCGAAGCTATACGTAATGGCTCATACCCGCTTTCAAGATCTCTCTACTTCTACACCAATGGGGACCCCTCTGGCTTAACAAAGGAATTCACCGATTTTGTGTTGAGCGAAAAAGGGCAGAGCATTGTGAGCACAGTTGGATATATCCCACTAAACTAA
- a CDS encoding DNA polymerase elongation subunit codes for MPMDFQILDADYEVINDSSPVIRLFGRGVDGKSVCCFVPDFEPYFYLKASGDLNAVARLIEETFTQVKKVEIVEKFEPIGYQKTKIKMLRVTTHLPREVPEIRDEILKLQEVLKAEGKWEVYETDILFRNRFLIDKDLGGMVWVSAEGEAVDPAKYLRTNGSGSSRCGKFTCDASILASGLNKVENLTLAPLKYLAFDIECLPLDGGMPSPEVSPIIMISFSFEPEYKGHKTLVLLAKPVENLNSDVWSYTDETEMLNKFFEIFCDYDPDIVIGYNHQDFDIPYITDRVKTLVSEGNSINPVVGRDGSKIGYRKFGLITRTEMKGRVVVDALPLVRRAFSLKQYTLRAVSKELLSREKLDVPPLEMEEYWLDTGEKFKKFVDYSRRDAELALELILNLRLLDKYVALAQVSGSLLQEVVDGGQTSMVETLLLKEFGLRDRVLLPKPDDGVSAERYAMSSDLKGGEVLEPKKGLLENVLILDYKSLYPTIMMAHNLCYTTVVTGDKSDGVTIRPPSGGEFVPSEVFKGIVPSILEDLLNKRTQTKKRMRGTSNENEYRVLDATQLALKILLNSFYGYSGYARARLYSLTLANAVTSFGRSNILNTREIINNTIGKIILRNKTALLLDEAGELSPQDRVVELSVAYGDTDSVFVHCKSRGDLSLEEVSLIGNRLANIVSVSLPDPMELEFESIAKRALLIAKKRYALWFFEPKNSGWEDKIKVKGMETVRRDWCELTSVTLNRVLELVLIKGDVDQAVEYVRQIVSKVRNLDPAKDSEIIESLVLTRTLTRKIESYKNKQPHLTVAENLKKRTGVVPSIGTRIPFVITAGKGLFVDRAEDPDYVREKNIPIDVDYYIKKQILPPVERILEVFGVKMSSLDFDSKQKGLFDFEAKKPEVKKQDKPSSEKESKVKAQEQNLFKENGHAAQSSLFDF; via the coding sequence ATGCCTATGGATTTCCAGATCTTGGATGCAGACTATGAAGTCATTAATGACAGCAGCCCCGTAATCCGTCTCTTTGGCAGGGGAGTGGACGGGAAGAGCGTTTGCTGTTTTGTTCCCGATTTTGAACCTTATTTTTATCTCAAGGCCTCTGGAGACCTTAATGCCGTAGCCAGGCTTATCGAAGAGACTTTCACGCAAGTTAAAAAAGTAGAAATTGTTGAAAAATTCGAGCCTATTGGGTATCAGAAAACAAAAATAAAGATGCTCAGGGTTACTACCCACCTGCCCAGAGAGGTGCCCGAAATCAGGGACGAGATTCTAAAGCTCCAGGAAGTACTGAAGGCTGAAGGCAAATGGGAAGTCTATGAGACTGATATTCTCTTTAGAAATCGTTTTTTAATTGATAAAGATCTCGGAGGTATGGTCTGGGTATCTGCAGAAGGGGAAGCCGTTGACCCTGCAAAATATCTCCGTACAAATGGTTCAGGCAGTTCTCGCTGTGGGAAGTTTACATGTGATGCTTCAATCCTTGCATCCGGGTTAAATAAAGTTGAAAATCTTACTCTCGCCCCCCTGAAGTATCTGGCTTTTGATATTGAATGCCTGCCTCTTGATGGAGGAATGCCTTCTCCTGAGGTTTCGCCTATAATCATGATTAGCTTTTCTTTCGAGCCTGAGTATAAAGGACATAAAACCCTCGTACTTCTGGCAAAACCTGTGGAAAATCTGAATTCCGATGTTTGGTCTTACACGGACGAGACCGAAATGTTAAATAAGTTTTTCGAGATCTTCTGCGATTATGACCCTGACATTGTAATTGGATATAATCACCAGGATTTCGATATTCCTTATATAACGGATAGAGTAAAAACTCTGGTTTCAGAAGGGAACTCAATAAACCCTGTTGTCGGCCGGGACGGCAGCAAAATAGGTTACAGAAAATTCGGGCTTATTACTCGCACTGAAATGAAGGGCCGGGTGGTTGTGGATGCGCTTCCTCTGGTAAGAAGAGCTTTCAGTCTGAAGCAGTACACCCTGCGAGCGGTTTCAAAGGAACTCCTGAGCCGTGAAAAACTGGATGTTCCCCCTCTTGAAATGGAAGAGTACTGGCTCGATACAGGGGAAAAATTCAAAAAATTCGTTGACTATTCACGCAGGGATGCAGAGCTTGCCCTGGAACTTATCCTTAATTTGAGACTCCTTGACAAATATGTGGCCCTTGCCCAGGTAAGCGGAAGCCTGCTTCAGGAAGTTGTTGATGGAGGCCAGACTTCGATGGTTGAAACTCTTCTTCTCAAAGAATTTGGGCTACGCGACAGAGTTCTACTTCCAAAGCCTGATGATGGAGTTTCGGCCGAGAGATATGCAATGAGTTCCGACCTCAAGGGTGGGGAAGTCCTGGAACCTAAGAAGGGCCTTCTGGAAAATGTGCTTATTCTTGACTACAAGTCTCTTTACCCAACTATAATGATGGCACATAACCTGTGTTACACTACAGTAGTTACGGGTGATAAGTCTGATGGGGTGACTATCAGGCCTCCATCCGGAGGAGAGTTCGTGCCTTCCGAGGTTTTCAAGGGAATCGTGCCTTCGATCCTTGAAGATTTGCTTAACAAGAGGACACAGACAAAGAAAAGGATGAGAGGGACTTCTAATGAAAATGAGTATAGGGTACTTGATGCTACTCAACTCGCCCTGAAAATCCTGTTAAACAGCTTTTATGGTTATTCCGGATATGCCAGGGCAAGGCTCTACAGCCTGACTCTTGCAAACGCTGTAACCAGCTTTGGAAGAAGCAACATCCTCAATACGCGGGAAATTATCAACAACACTATAGGTAAAATAATTCTCAGGAATAAAACAGCTCTGCTCCTTGATGAAGCAGGAGAACTCTCTCCCCAGGATAGGGTAGTTGAACTGTCGGTTGCCTACGGAGATACTGACAGTGTCTTTGTCCACTGTAAATCTAGAGGAGACCTCTCTCTTGAGGAGGTTAGCCTTATAGGTAACAGGCTTGCAAATATCGTTTCTGTGTCTTTGCCTGACCCGATGGAACTTGAATTCGAATCTATTGCTAAGCGTGCCCTTCTTATCGCAAAAAAACGCTATGCTCTCTGGTTTTTTGAGCCAAAAAATTCAGGTTGGGAAGATAAGATTAAGGTTAAAGGCATGGAAACCGTCCGAAGAGACTGGTGTGAATTAACTTCGGTAACTCTCAATAGGGTGCTTGAGCTTGTGCTTATAAAAGGTGATGTTGACCAGGCTGTGGAATACGTACGCCAGATAGTCAGCAAGGTCAGGAATCTCGATCCTGCAAAAGACTCCGAGATTATCGAAAGCCTTGTTCTCACACGCACCCTTACAAGGAAAATTGAGAGTTATAAGAACAAGCAGCCTCACCTTACGGTTGCTGAAAATCTGAAAAAAAGGACTGGTGTCGTTCCTTCTATAGGAACAAGAATACCTTTTGTCATTACCGCAGGAAAAGGACTCTTTGTTGATCGGGCTGAAGATCCGGACTATGTAAGGGAGAAAAACATCCCGATAGATGTCGATTACTATATTAAGAAACAGATACTCCCCCCGGTGGAACGTATTCTTGAAGTTTTTGGGGTTAAGATGTCTTCACTCGACTTTGATTCCAAACAAAAAGGACTATTTGATTTTGAAGCTAAGAAGCCTGAAGTAAAGAAACAGGATAAGCCTTCTTCAGAAAAGGAAAGTAAGGTAAAGGCTCAGGAACAGAATCTATTTAAGGAAAATGGACATGCAGCTCAGAGTTCTCTCTTCGATTTCTGA
- a CDS encoding putative cobaltochelatase yields MKNHNIIVYPFTAIVGQEKMKKALILNAINPKVGGVLIRGEKGTAKSTAVRALANLLPEIQVVEGCKYRCDPNDVNAMCEECLEKVKAGALKSSSIKMKVVDLPVSATEDRVVGTLDIEHAIKKGEKRFEPGVLAHAHRGILYVDEINLLDDHLVDVLLDSAAMGVNTVEREGISFSHPANFVLVGTMNPEEGELRPQLLDRFGLCVDIKGIMDVARRVELIKYRLSYETDPEAFAANWQAAESELCEQILLAQKLLPEVKISDSMLELISQICVDMGVDGHRADITMMKTSITLAAFNGRTEVLEEDVKEAAELVLPHRMRRKPFDNYSDKQDKLNESMEKQREKKKEKEKEKEKNKNEQQKKEHNEQSGKAQAHPEEQNSDDPQDSTGEQPDASSETIFATGEGYQIKQFSPDFRRENRNGSGRRSKTLTKSTQGRYIKSKIPEEKTTDIAFDATLRAAAPYQLVREKNGNSIVIHDLDFRQKVREKKIGNLVLFVVDASGSMGAQQRMVASKGAVLSMLMDAYQKRDKVGLIAFKGTGAELLLPPTSSVEMAQKYLEELPTGGKTPLSHGLMKGYETIHAELRRDPDTCPFMVLISDGRANVSMNGEPPLQETKTIASMFRKECIQSAVIDTESSIIKFGLAQEISSALGAKYLALEDLKADSIVEAVRSSAPFEFSVSSGSFSS; encoded by the coding sequence ATGAAAAACCATAACATTATTGTTTACCCTTTTACTGCAATAGTAGGGCAGGAGAAAATGAAGAAAGCTCTGATCCTGAACGCTATAAATCCAAAAGTTGGAGGAGTTCTGATCAGGGGTGAAAAAGGTACTGCCAAATCAACAGCTGTCCGGGCCCTTGCCAATCTTCTGCCTGAAATACAGGTAGTTGAAGGCTGTAAATACCGCTGCGATCCTAATGATGTAAATGCAATGTGTGAAGAATGCCTGGAAAAGGTAAAAGCTGGGGCTCTTAAGAGTTCTTCTATAAAAATGAAGGTTGTGGACCTGCCTGTAAGTGCCACCGAAGACCGCGTTGTAGGAACTCTTGATATCGAACATGCTATCAAGAAAGGAGAAAAACGCTTTGAACCTGGTGTACTTGCTCATGCTCACAGGGGTATCCTGTATGTGGATGAGATTAATCTTCTGGATGATCATCTTGTAGATGTACTCCTCGACTCAGCAGCAATGGGAGTAAATACTGTTGAAAGAGAAGGAATTTCCTTCTCCCACCCTGCGAATTTTGTGCTTGTAGGCACCATGAACCCTGAAGAAGGAGAACTTCGACCCCAGTTACTTGACCGGTTCGGTTTATGTGTGGATATAAAGGGAATCATGGATGTAGCCAGAAGAGTGGAACTTATCAAATACAGGCTCAGCTATGAAACCGATCCTGAAGCTTTTGCAGCAAACTGGCAGGCTGCAGAGTCCGAGCTTTGTGAACAGATTCTTCTGGCGCAGAAATTACTTCCTGAAGTAAAGATCTCAGACAGCATGCTTGAATTGATCAGCCAGATCTGTGTTGATATGGGAGTCGATGGGCACAGGGCAGACATCACAATGATGAAAACCTCAATCACGCTTGCAGCTTTCAACGGCAGGACTGAGGTTCTTGAAGAGGATGTAAAAGAAGCTGCAGAATTAGTCCTTCCTCACCGTATGCGAAGAAAACCGTTTGATAATTATTCTGATAAGCAGGATAAACTCAACGAGAGTATGGAGAAACAAAGGGAAAAGAAAAAGGAAAAAGAAAAGGAAAAAGAAAAAAATAAAAATGAACAGCAAAAAAAAGAGCATAACGAGCAGTCAGGAAAAGCGCAGGCTCATCCTGAAGAGCAGAATTCAGATGACCCACAGGATAGCACCGGGGAACAGCCGGATGCTTCCTCAGAAACTATTTTTGCAACAGGAGAAGGTTACCAGATAAAGCAGTTTTCTCCCGATTTTCGCAGAGAAAACCGAAATGGGTCAGGTCGGCGCAGCAAAACTCTGACGAAATCTACACAGGGCAGGTATATTAAGAGTAAAATCCCAGAAGAGAAAACAACGGATATTGCTTTTGATGCTACCCTGAGGGCAGCTGCACCCTACCAGCTTGTAAGGGAAAAAAACGGAAATTCCATAGTAATTCATGACTTGGATTTCAGGCAAAAAGTCCGTGAGAAAAAGATAGGCAACCTTGTACTCTTTGTTGTGGATGCCAGCGGTTCTATGGGAGCTCAGCAGCGGATGGTAGCTTCTAAAGGTGCAGTGCTTTCAATGTTGATGGACGCTTACCAGAAACGTGATAAGGTGGGGCTTATTGCTTTTAAGGGGACAGGAGCAGAGCTGTTGCTGCCGCCAACTTCCAGTGTGGAAATGGCACAAAAATATCTGGAGGAACTGCCAACCGGAGGAAAGACTCCCCTTTCCCATGGGCTGATGAAAGGTTATGAAACCATACATGCAGAACTCCGACGCGATCCTGATACCTGTCCGTTTATGGTTCTGATCTCTGATGGGAGGGCAAATGTCAGTATGAATGGTGAACCTCCTCTCCAGGAGACAAAAACAATAGCTTCCATGTTCAGAAAAGAATGCATACAATCGGCAGTTATTGATACGGAAAGCAGTATTATTAAATTCGGGCTTGCTCAGGAAATTTCCAGTGCGCTTGGAGCCAAATATCTCGCACTTGAGGACCTGAAGGCAGATTCAATAGTTGAAGCTGTTCGATCTTCAGCTCCTTTTGAATTTTCGGTTTCTTCTGGAAGCTTTTCAAGTTGA
- a CDS encoding S-layer protein domain-containing protein, translating into MEGAIEQRGPIVNISAGEHTILNGENCPGFYYSTSTGTYYESLELNFSEDGLIDTGNATYTSKISYGSTAFFGKKYKVFEDGLITENLVSYGSRDLQRGNDYDLGNGYKLVLQGVNNDSALLELQKNSVPVTTESLEEGSKFKFNATINGTKYTILEGTLSRVLDSKDPIVSLSSVSQYSTEPIEINVGDQYGNFEVTEATDKKIELKNRVPIRMQPGDYVTILKDLIDFRMADNVYRACSYNMTKDVIKSYKIKGTSLTVNRSDSSPDSCIWTADSFGMLYYDLENNFSTERFELNLNAEDGWIPKGGLVYESSPVKVTYKNPEMGNYGENAFDGGYSVLGWDGEKYAYLGDDQGIVNVLMDDDNSRCLYSDDEWALGEGYILRVDDIEWDKVHLTILRNNAAVYSSIISPGKSADLGTHTFLYNKTINGIDVPLFSIYVNNVLEGNGSSGVSLKYPLHFSESPLEIKVGDTFGALTVVETSPKIRLENENALNFGSDLEVTEEIHLGSFEKKTGGNLNVTFFPFMNKVEKVDSVLPTVNRWAIPTMSVEEYLLGN; encoded by the coding sequence GTGGAAGGTGCTATTGAACAACGAGGCCCTATTGTAAATATTTCAGCCGGAGAACATACAATTCTTAATGGGGAAAATTGCCCTGGATTTTATTATTCAACTTCTACTGGTACATACTATGAGTCGCTGGAGCTTAATTTCTCTGAAGATGGGCTTATTGATACGGGTAATGCAACTTATACCTCAAAAATCAGTTATGGTTCAACGGCTTTCTTTGGGAAAAAATACAAAGTCTTTGAAGATGGGTTAATCACTGAGAACCTGGTTAGCTATGGAAGTCGTGATCTTCAAAGGGGGAATGATTATGATCTAGGAAATGGCTACAAACTGGTGCTTCAGGGGGTAAACAACGATTCTGCTCTCCTTGAACTTCAGAAAAATTCCGTCCCAGTTACTACGGAATCTCTTGAAGAAGGTTCAAAGTTCAAATTCAATGCTACAATAAACGGCACTAAATATACAATTCTGGAAGGAACTCTTAGCCGGGTTCTTGACAGTAAGGATCCAATTGTGAGTCTCTCAAGTGTAAGCCAGTATTCGACTGAACCTATTGAGATTAACGTTGGGGACCAGTACGGTAATTTCGAGGTCACTGAAGCTACAGATAAAAAGATCGAATTGAAAAACAGAGTGCCTATAAGGATGCAGCCTGGAGATTATGTCACAATCCTTAAAGATTTGATCGATTTCAGAATGGCTGATAATGTATACAGGGCATGCTCTTACAATATGACTAAAGATGTTATCAAGTCCTATAAGATAAAAGGCACCTCTTTAACTGTAAATCGTTCGGATTCTTCTCCAGACTCCTGCATCTGGACAGCTGATTCTTTTGGTATGCTCTATTATGATCTTGAAAATAATTTCAGTACAGAAAGATTTGAACTTAATCTTAATGCTGAAGACGGCTGGATTCCGAAAGGAGGTCTGGTTTATGAATCCTCGCCTGTCAAGGTTACATACAAAAACCCGGAGATGGGGAATTATGGAGAAAACGCTTTTGATGGCGGATATTCTGTGCTTGGATGGGATGGTGAGAAATATGCATATCTTGGAGACGATCAGGGAATTGTAAATGTCCTTATGGATGATGACAATAGCAGATGTCTCTATTCCGATGACGAATGGGCTCTTGGGGAAGGATACATCCTGAGAGTAGATGATATAGAGTGGGATAAAGTTCACCTGACGATTTTGAGAAATAATGCTGCTGTTTACTCAAGCATAATATCTCCAGGGAAGTCAGCTGACCTGGGTACACATACTTTCCTGTACAATAAGACAATAAATGGTATTGACGTCCCCCTCTTTTCCATATATGTGAATAATGTCCTGGAAGGAAACGGAAGTTCTGGTGTAAGTCTAAAATATCCTCTACACTTTTCCGAAAGCCCTCTTGAAATAAAGGTAGGGGATACGTTCGGGGCACTTACTGTTGTTGAAACTTCCCCTAAAATCCGGCTTGAAAATGAAAATGCTCTTAATTTTGGTTCGGACCTTGAGGTTACAGAAGAAATCCACCTTGGGTCTTTTGAAAAGAAGACAGGAGGAAATCTCAATGTCACCTTTTTTCCCTTCATGAATAAGGTGGAAAAGGTGGATTCTGTTCTTCCTACAGTCAATCGGTGGGCGATCCCGACGATGAGTGTTGAAGAATACCTTCTCGGAAACTAA
- a CDS encoding WD40 repeat domain-containing protein, with amino-acid sequence MKKSSVGLITILLFLFLVSSGCESSHTVASGENGNKDSEEILKSDSVQESSQLSQENLTSSEKSSPYLYWEYELGDITPENINEGKSNVQDCVTYSQDGKYVAVGTGKKLTVIDVPDKKILWEKTLGGNVSDISFSKDGKYLLAGEKSTDGYIYSLDAGTGNEIHSYRSADDLGTSTNSKYQPCIYKITAADDAVYIAAGRYWKESGYGLASRVYRFNPDGNLSWKLPANENYAQSVNWIDSSQDGKNVVFSTGDWTNSLGLDTVVYSVDDSGNLRWEYEILPLKPYFVSAAIWHGLDISDDGSMVTAYTGDGRKYLFYDSEMTKPGDGKTAWDMKTPGDGRTSWDTYDWQSNVTVPEEIEGSYIYAYGEAAKISSKNETLYLTGATLPAYYPDKISVAYPLENTLISSDVEKGDTSWTYSLGGRCAGIFFSPDTKFFVLPVGKDSSSGDTQVQGIHVFDNQKSGNGNSRLIWKYNTEGVVVDAAISSDCTVAAVEAPLKLENGDIIGKHRLIIVR; translated from the coding sequence ATGAAAAAGAGTAGTGTTGGGCTGATAACTATATTGTTATTTCTATTTTTAGTTTCTTCGGGATGCGAATCTTCACATACTGTAGCCTCCGGTGAAAATGGGAATAAAGATAGTGAAGAGATATTAAAAAGTGATAGCGTTCAGGAAAGCAGCCAGCTGAGTCAGGAAAATCTAACATCTTCAGAAAAATCATCTCCTTACCTTTACTGGGAGTATGAACTTGGAGATATAACTCCAGAAAATATCAATGAAGGAAAATCGAATGTTCAGGACTGTGTAACATACTCTCAGGACGGAAAATATGTAGCTGTTGGGACAGGAAAAAAACTGACAGTTATTGATGTACCAGACAAAAAAATATTATGGGAAAAAACCTTAGGAGGAAATGTTTCCGACATTTCGTTTTCAAAAGACGGAAAGTATCTGCTTGCAGGGGAAAAAAGTACTGACGGATACATCTATTCTCTGGATGCTGGCACAGGAAATGAAATTCACAGCTATAGAAGCGCCGATGACCTGGGAACCAGTACGAACTCAAAATATCAGCCCTGCATATATAAAATAACAGCTGCTGATGATGCTGTATACATTGCAGCGGGTCGATACTGGAAAGAGTCAGGGTACGGGCTGGCTTCAAGGGTATACAGATTCAACCCGGATGGCAATCTTTCCTGGAAACTGCCAGCAAATGAAAACTATGCGCAGAGTGTAAACTGGATCGACTCAAGCCAGGACGGAAAAAATGTGGTTTTTTCAACCGGAGACTGGACAAATTCCCTTGGACTTGATACAGTCGTCTATTCTGTGGATGACAGCGGAAATCTCCGTTGGGAATATGAAATTCTCCCTCTTAAGCCTTACTTTGTTTCAGCAGCCATCTGGCACGGGCTTGATATTTCAGATGATGGGTCCATGGTAACTGCCTATACTGGTGATGGAAGAAAATACCTGTTTTATGATTCCGAGATGACGAAACCGGGAGACGGAAAAACAGCATGGGACATGAAAACCCCTGGAGACGGGAGGACATCATGGGACACCTATGATTGGCAATCCAATGTAACAGTTCCAGAAGAGATAGAGGGAAGTTACATCTATGCCTATGGGGAAGCTGCAAAAATTTCCAGTAAAAATGAGACACTTTACCTTACAGGAGCCACACTTCCTGCATATTATCCCGACAAAATATCGGTAGCATATCCCCTTGAGAATACTCTTATATCAAGTGATGTTGAGAAAGGAGACACTTCATGGACTTATTCCCTTGGAGGACGTTGTGCAGGGATTTTCTTTTCTCCAGACACCAAATTCTTTGTCCTGCCAGTCGGGAAAGACTCTTCCTCAGGCGATACTCAAGTTCAAGGAATTCATGTTTTTGACAACCAGAAATCCGGAAACGGAAATTCAAGGTTAATCTGGAAATATAACACTGAGGGCGTTGTTGTAGATGCTGCGATTTCTTCCGACTGCACAGTTGCTGCAGTTGAAGCCCCTCTAAAGCTTGAAAATGGAGATATAATTGGAAAGCACAGGTTAATAATTGTCAGGTGA